The sequence GATCAGGAAAGCGACGTCCCTGGCCGCGCAGATCCTCGGGGTCCGAGATCGTGGCCTCGTCCGTGAGGGCTTCTGGGCCGACCTAGTCGTCTTCGATCCAGACAAGATCGCGGATCGGGCAACCTTCGAGCAGCCGCACCAATACTCGGCGGGGATCGACTTTGTCATGGTAGACGGCGAACTTGTCTTGGACGATGGCCGAATGACCAACGCGCGACCCGGCAAGGTCATTCGAGGTCCGGGGTATCGGCCCGCCGCAGCTCCGGGCAAGTAAATCTAAAGAGGCAACATCCGCTGCTTCACAAGGGGGATCCCTTGGAACTCACTTCCCGAGGCAGGCCGGTCGGGCAGGCAATCTGGGGTGGGGCAGCGAGGGATCCCCGCGTGTCCTTACTAAGTAGGGATGCAGCCAAGGCGCCGGGGGTTGACACCGATCCCCCCAAAGTGATAGTTCTCTTGTTCTCTTGTTGAGCACTTCATCAGGACGGTGGACGTCACTGTGGCTCAGGGCGGAGGGCAGGGCCCTGGGTGCTTCGCTCGCTCTCATGGCTTTTCTGGGGCCGAGCTACGGTGCGCCGCCTGAGCCGCGCCGCGGCGCAGGGCGGGTGGCGGTTATCGATGTCTCGAGCGCCTCCGTAGCCGACAGCGCCCTCGAACGATGCTTCGGAGGGACCCCCGCGCGGCCCGCCTTGCGCGACGACTATGAGGTCCACGCGGCAGCGGACCCACACAACCCCAAGAATGTGGCGGCTGCGTGGATGACGGTTGGGCCTACGCGGCGCGACTATGTCGTCCGGGCAGCGTACTCCTCCGACGGCGGCTCGACCTGGTCACCTCCACGGACGCTGCCTTTCATAGCCTGCGCCGGCGGGAGCAAGGAGTCACTGCGCGTTTCCACCGATCCCTGGGTTGCCTTCGGGCCGGAAGGGCGCTTGTACGTGAGCGCCCAGGCCTATCAAGGCGAGGCTGGGGGCCACGCGGGCATCCAGCACATCTCGGTCATCACCTCGGCCGACGGGGGTCGCTCCTGGGACGAGGCTCGCTCGCCCATCGTTGAGCAGGGGCCGGGGGTCAAGCTGGACAACACCTCCGTCACGCCAGATCCGGCGCGGCCAGGCACGGCTTACGTTCTCACGACCCACTTTACCCTCCCCGATCCAGTCGGCCCGACCGATGCCACGAGGGAGGAAGAGCGGCGTATTGGGAGAGCCGAACTCTCCAAGACTACCGATGGGGGTCATACGTGGAGCTCACCGCGGCTGATCACACCGGACGAGCCCCATGCCTACGCTGACTTGCCCCAGATCGTGATCGACCCGCGCAGCGGCCGCCTTTACATGTTTTATAGCAACCCAAGACCCGTCGTGGGAGGGATCTTCCTTATGACGTCGGAGGATGGAGGATCCACTTGGTCTTCGGCTACGTTCGCGAGCCCTTATGTGCCCCTCGCCAAGCGCACTCCCCATCCCTCGACCGGTACGCCCTTGAGTGTCGGCGAGGACATCATGCATGCCGCCATTGACACCACGAACAGCCGGTTATTCGCCGTGTTCGTGGATAGCCATTTCGGCGAATATGCGCAAATCGCTCTCGTGACCTCGAGCGATGGCGGACGGACCTGGACCGATGCCAGGAGGGTCAACACCTGGCAAGGACCCGCGTGGCTCCCTTCCATAGCTGTCAACTCCGAGGGTCGCGTGGCGGTGACCTACCTCGATGCCAGGCCCGACAACGATCGACAGAAGGGCAGAGTCAACGTCTGGCAGAAGACGTTCACCTCGAACGCCAACGGCGATCTCCTGAATGTACAGGAGAAGCTCTTGGACCGCTTCGTCTTGGGTCAGGCGACGCCCCTCGAGCCCGGCTACTTCCTTGGCGACTACTTCTCCGTGGTCGCGCAGGGCGACGCCTTCGGGGCTATTTATGTCAAGTCGGTGTCGGCGGCCGGCTCGGTGCGAACCCGTGTTTTCTTCAGCCGCTAGCCCCCAGGATGAGCCATCGAGAGGCGGGAGATCGCCGATGCACCGTGCCGACGACTCTCCGACGGCCGCACGGCAGAGGCTCCTACATCGTTGAGCAGTCTGAGTGGTCTTCGGTCTAAAGAGGAGGGGACATGTCCCGTTTCGGCAGCCACGCCTTGAGAATGCTCGCCCTGCTGTTCGCGATTCCTCCCTGCGCGTGGACGGCTTCACCCGCCTCGGGGCCACGGGCTACGGACCCGGGAGAAACGATAAGCGGCGCCGCGGGCGGCCGTCTCGACGCTTACTTCGAAGCCCTTGCTGTCGAAGGCTTCTCAGGGACGGTCCTCGTGGCGCGAAAGGGCGAGTTGCTCCTGAACAAGGGCTACGGTTTGGCGGACCGGGAGCGGCACGTTCCTTGCGCGACGAACACTGTGTTCGATATCGGCTCGATCACGAAGCAGTTCACGGCCGCAGGAATCCTGAAGCTGGAGATGGCCGGAAAGCTCAAGGTCGCGGACAAGCTTTCTCAATATCTCGACGGGGTGCCCGACGATAAGTCTGCGATCACCCTTCATCACCTCCTGACCCACACCTCGGGCCTCGACCACGGTTATGGTGAGGACGACGCTTACGCGCCCCGCGACCTCGCGGTGCGGTTGTTCCTCCGTATGCCGCTTGTCACACCGCCCGGAACCGAGTATCGGTACTCGAACGCTGGCTTCAGCCTGCTCGCCGCCGTCATTGAGCGAGTCTCGGGACGACCCTACGAGACATTCCTCAATGATGAGTTCTTTCGGCCGGCCGGCATGGTCAAGACGGGATACCTGATCCCGCATTGGAACCTCCGGGAGGTGTCCAAGAACTACAACGGAGACAAGTCATACGAATGGACGTTCAACCGCAATTGGGGCCCCGAGGGCCCTTACTGGCACCTCTTCGGGAATGGCGGAATCCTGACAACCACGGGTGATCTCTATCGGTGGGAGCAGAGCCTCATGGGCGACCGTGCGCTCTCTCCCGAGGCGCGCCGCAAGCTCCTAACGCCGTACGTGCCCACGGATGAGGAGGGGCAGGGCTCTTACGCCTATGGCTGGCGCGTTGGAAAGACAAGCCGGGGGACCCCTTACAGTGGGCATGGAGGCGGGTCCGACTACGGCGTGTCGGCAGCGTACTTTCGGTTCCCAGACGAAGGTATTCTCGTGGTCGTTCTCTCCAACCAGGCCTCCTTTCCGGGAAAGCTGGGCGCGCCGGCGTTTACAGATCGTGTCTCGTCTCTCGCATTGGCCCCTTAGAACCAGTGCCTGTCCCGCATTGCGATCCACCACGAGACGGGGGTCCCCATACCAGGGAGCTTGAGCGCGAGGAGTGAGGGTGTCGATGCTTGCCGCGCCAGGGCCCGCTATCGCGGCTTGAGCCATGTGCATTTGCGGGGAGACGCTCTTATCATCCAGTGCAAGCCATGGCTCCCACTGTTGAGCACCTCGTTGCCGAGAGACTCAGACAGCTAGCTCGTCGGCGGTAGGGGTGGCTGACCGAACAAGGGACCGAGGTCTGAGGCGCCCGGCATTGGCCGTGGCCTTGGGTGTTGCCCTCGCCGTGGCGTGGCTGAGCATCCCCCGGCCGCACTGGGTGGCGCGTCTTTTCCGCTCGAGAGTCCCGAAGAACCTGCTCCTCGTCTCTATCGACACGCTCCGTGCAGATCACCTGGGAAGTTACGGATACACGCCAGCGCAGACGCCGAGGCTAGACGCCTTGGCACACCAGGGCCTGCGGTTCGAGAGAGCCATCACGGTGACCCCATTGACCCTGCCCGCCCACTCGTCGCTCATGACCGGCGTGTTCCCCACCCATCATGGCGTCCGAGACAACGGAGGGTTCTATTTGGGCGGCGACGAGGTGACCCTGGCAAGGGTGCTTCGAGACCGCGGTTTCCGCACGGGAGGATTTGTCGGTGCCTTCGTTCTCGACCGGCGCTGGGGCATAGCGCAAGGATTCGATCGGTTCTTCGATGACTTCAAGCTGGAGGACTTCAAGGACACTCTCAGCATGGACGCGATTCGCCGGCCCGGGGCGCAAGTCGTGGACGAGGCCCTGAAATGGCTGCGTGGGGACAGGAAACAGCCCTTTTTCGCCTGGGTTCACCTCTACGACCCCCATGCTCCTTACGAGGCTCCAGAGGCCTACACCTCGCGTTTCCCGAAAACCGTAGTGGGTGCTTACGATGCTGCAATTGCATATACGGACGCCCAGGTCGGTAGGCTCTTGGATGCCCTTGACCTCGATCGCCGGCTGGACGACACACTCGTGGTCGTCGTTGGAGATCACGGTGAGATGCTGGGAGAGCACGGGGAACAGACCCATGGATTCTTCTTATATGACGCAGCCATCCACGTGCCCTTGCTGGTGACCGGCCCGGGAGTGCCTGCCCGTGTCGTTCCCAACCAGGCGCGGATTGTGGACGTGATGCCCACCGTCCTGGACCTGATGAGGGTTCCAGTACCGAAGGCGGTGCAAGGGGTCAGCCTGACGCCCCTCGCGCGTGGCACCGGCATGAGCCTCATAGCCTATTCGGAGACCTTTTTTCCGCGTTACCACTACGGCTGGAGCGAGCTCCGCGCGGTGCAGGACGGCCGTTTCAAGTATATCCGTGCCCCCCGGAGCGAGCTCTACGACCTTCAAAACAACC comes from Vicinamibacteria bacterium and encodes:
- a CDS encoding sialidase family protein, coding for MAVIDVSSASVADSALERCFGGTPARPALRDDYEVHAAADPHNPKNVAAAWMTVGPTRRDYVVRAAYSSDGGSTWSPPRTLPFIACAGGSKESLRVSTDPWVAFGPEGRLYVSAQAYQGEAGGHAGIQHISVITSADGGRSWDEARSPIVEQGPGVKLDNTSVTPDPARPGTAYVLTTHFTLPDPVGPTDATREEERRIGRAELSKTTDGGHTWSSPRLITPDEPHAYADLPQIVIDPRSGRLYMFYSNPRPVVGGIFLMTSEDGGSTWSSATFASPYVPLAKRTPHPSTGTPLSVGEDIMHAAIDTTNSRLFAVFVDSHFGEYAQIALVTSSDGGRTWTDARRVNTWQGPAWLPSIAVNSEGRVAVTYLDARPDNDRQKGRVNVWQKTFTSNANGDLLNVQEKLLDRFVLGQATPLEPGYFLGDYFSVVAQGDAFGAIYVKSVSAAGSVRTRVFFSR
- a CDS encoding serine hydrolase domain-containing protein gives rise to the protein MSRFGSHALRMLALLFAIPPCAWTASPASGPRATDPGETISGAAGGRLDAYFEALAVEGFSGTVLVARKGELLLNKGYGLADRERHVPCATNTVFDIGSITKQFTAAGILKLEMAGKLKVADKLSQYLDGVPDDKSAITLHHLLTHTSGLDHGYGEDDAYAPRDLAVRLFLRMPLVTPPGTEYRYSNAGFSLLAAVIERVSGRPYETFLNDEFFRPAGMVKTGYLIPHWNLREVSKNYNGDKSYEWTFNRNWGPEGPYWHLFGNGGILTTTGDLYRWEQSLMGDRALSPEARRKLLTPYVPTDEEGQGSYAYGWRVGKTSRGTPYSGHGGGSDYGVSAAYFRFPDEGILVVVLSNQASFPGKLGAPAFTDRVSSLALAP